A single window of Nicotiana sylvestris chromosome 3, ASM39365v2, whole genome shotgun sequence DNA harbors:
- the LOC138887665 gene encoding serine/threonine-protein phosphatase 7 long form homolog, which yields MQPLRPRRPDDLWEFIGEHPFHARVVARLQATGFYTIFELGRMQLDWSLITALVEWWRPETHTFHLPTGEATITLKDVQVLYGLRVDGQAVALPQYIRSMTCAQFLDMMGHLTGYRPQGDAGGSRVALLAIRDHMAFLHPDITGETEDLHIERYTRLALLLLFGCVLFPNTSGSKVSMRFLHHLQQLDGLPQYSWGAAVLAYLYRSMCRASMGPAVDICVFLPLLQVTTFSNTLFISPNSIWSK from the coding sequence ATGCAGCCTCTCCGCCCCAGGAGACCTGACGATTTGTGGGAGTTCATCGGGGAGCATCCTTTCCATGCCCGTGTAGTCGCGCGCCTACAGGCTACGGGCTTCTATACGATTTTTGAGCTTGGACGGATGCAActtgattggtctctcatcacggccttggtagagtggtggcgaccggagacgcacacttttcacttgcccactggagaggccaccatcacgctgaaggatgttcaggttttgtatgGGCTGCGCGTAGATGGACAGGCCGTAGCACTGCCCCAGTACATTAGATCCATGACGTGTGCACAATTTTTGGATATGATGGGGCATCTTACTGGTTATAGACCTCAGGGTGACGCTGGGGGCAGTCGCGTTGCTTTGTTAGCCATCAGAGATCATATGGCATTTTTGCACCCAGACATTACCGGCGAGACTGAAGATCTCCACATTGAGAGGTACACGCGGTTGGCGCTGCTCCTGCTTTTCGggtgtgtcttgttcccgaacacttcggggagtaaagtgagtatgcgctttctccatcatcttcagcagctggatggtttaccccagtacagttggggtgctgctgttctcgCATACCTATATAGGAGCATGTGCCGGGCGAGCATGGGCCCAGCGGTGGACATATGTGTTTTTCTTCCcctcctacaggtgacaacattttcgaatactctgttcatttctccaaattctatatggtcgaaatga